A window of Pseudomonas mucidolens contains these coding sequences:
- a CDS encoding alpha/beta fold hydrolase: MKTFKSKVATVAFALAGTFIASASHAQDTTPSVVIVHGAFADGSDWAKVVPLLQAQGVPVTVVQNPLTSLADDVAATRRALSNQQGKVVLVGHSWGGTVITEAGSDPKVSALVYVAAFAPEAGQTSGEQGKGAPTPPGISQIKADGNGFLYLTPQGMAEDFAQDLPAAQTAVMAATQGPIKASAFEDKTTVSSWKTKPSWYLLATEDRMIHPDVQRSAAKRIGATLAEVHSSHIPQQSQPAEVAAVILKAVHSVDEQ, encoded by the coding sequence ATGAAAACATTCAAATCGAAAGTCGCTACCGTCGCCTTTGCCCTAGCCGGTACCTTCATCGCAAGCGCCAGCCACGCGCAGGATACAACACCCTCCGTGGTGATCGTACACGGTGCGTTCGCCGACGGCTCCGACTGGGCCAAAGTGGTGCCACTGCTCCAAGCCCAAGGGGTGCCCGTTACGGTTGTGCAAAACCCGCTCACCTCGCTTGCCGACGATGTTGCCGCTACGCGCCGCGCGTTGAGCAACCAGCAGGGCAAGGTGGTGCTAGTCGGGCACTCTTGGGGCGGCACCGTGATTACCGAGGCCGGTAGCGACCCGAAGGTCAGCGCGCTGGTGTATGTCGCCGCCTTCGCGCCAGAGGCCGGGCAAACCAGCGGCGAACAAGGTAAAGGCGCGCCCACGCCACCTGGCATCAGTCAGATCAAGGCAGACGGCAACGGTTTCCTCTATTTGACGCCGCAAGGCATGGCCGAGGACTTCGCCCAGGACCTCCCGGCAGCGCAGACCGCCGTCATGGCCGCCACGCAAGGTCCGATCAAGGCATCTGCCTTCGAAGATAAAACGACCGTGTCGTCCTGGAAGACCAAACCGTCCTGGTATCTGCTCGCCACAGAAGACCGGATGATCCACCCCGACGTCCAACGCTCTGCCGCCAAGCGTATCGGTGCCACCCTTGCAGAGGTGCACTCCAGCCATATTCCCCAGCAGTCGCAGCCGGCCGAGGTCGCCGCAGTGATTCTTAAGGCCGTGCACAGCGTTGACGAGCAGTGA
- a CDS encoding HD domain-containing phosphohydrolase, which produces MDSVVQLDISLGGALATIAQVGDLSMGQPLGHSRRVAALARMLAQARHGDGEHLEVAEQVALLRWSGCTANAEGFADLLGDDVDGRRAMLDLTLGNEQMNAVHQATPLAVVHCEVSGAIAKTLQLGAAVEAGLCRVFETYDGTGRPLGLTHEHIPEVAYQVVLAGDLDILSRAHGLDAALRWIREQSDRRYPASLVSLLLGNAKDWLADLETLSKTVDHAHEQRCVSLTLVGDIIDLKLPWLAGHSRQVAHVAVEAARLWGLREPTLTDIGKSALIYGLGRAAVSNHLWNTPGTLPYGAAERVRLVPYWTQQALRPITELAVPAEIATHAYERLNGSGYFRGVAGDALRAEHRLFATSVAWVALREARPWRSAHGEADAAKLLRQDAGSGLFDNDVCEAVIAAAGGERLVRQPKASLLTTRECRILLEISRGASNKQVARLLEISPSTVRTHMESIFRKLECSTRAAATLKGLTLGLIA; this is translated from the coding sequence ATGGATAGTGTGGTGCAACTGGACATCTCCCTGGGCGGGGCACTGGCGACGATCGCCCAGGTCGGCGACCTCAGCATGGGACAACCACTCGGTCATTCGCGGCGCGTTGCCGCACTGGCGCGGATGCTGGCGCAGGCCCGGCACGGCGACGGTGAGCACCTGGAGGTAGCGGAACAGGTTGCCTTGCTGCGCTGGTCCGGTTGCACCGCCAATGCCGAAGGCTTTGCGGATCTGCTTGGCGACGACGTCGATGGCCGCCGCGCGATGCTCGATTTGACGCTGGGCAATGAGCAAATGAATGCGGTGCACCAGGCAACCCCGCTTGCCGTCGTGCACTGTGAGGTGTCTGGAGCAATCGCCAAAACCCTCCAGCTCGGTGCCGCCGTCGAGGCGGGCTTGTGTCGCGTGTTCGAAACCTACGACGGCACTGGCCGGCCGCTGGGTCTGACCCATGAGCACATTCCGGAGGTCGCCTATCAGGTAGTACTGGCAGGTGACCTGGATATTCTCAGTCGTGCACACGGCCTGGACGCGGCGCTACGCTGGATCAGAGAACAGTCGGATCGGCGCTATCCAGCGTCGCTAGTATCCTTGCTGCTGGGGAACGCAAAGGACTGGCTGGCGGATCTGGAAACGCTTTCTAAAACGGTTGACCACGCGCATGAGCAGCGTTGCGTCTCACTGACGTTGGTGGGAGACATAATCGACTTGAAGCTCCCGTGGTTGGCAGGGCATTCGCGGCAGGTAGCGCATGTCGCCGTGGAAGCTGCACGCCTGTGGGGGCTGCGTGAACCGACTTTGACAGACATTGGCAAGTCCGCGCTCATCTACGGTCTCGGCCGGGCAGCCGTTTCGAACCACCTTTGGAATACCCCAGGGACGCTGCCATACGGCGCTGCGGAGCGGGTGCGCCTTGTCCCTTACTGGACGCAACAGGCGCTTAGGCCTATCACTGAACTGGCCGTGCCCGCAGAGATTGCAACCCATGCTTATGAACGGCTCAACGGCAGTGGCTATTTTCGAGGCGTGGCGGGTGATGCGCTGCGTGCCGAGCATCGCCTGTTCGCCACATCGGTCGCCTGGGTCGCGCTAAGGGAAGCCAGGCCATGGCGATCGGCCCACGGCGAAGCGGATGCAGCCAAGCTACTCAGACAGGATGCTGGCAGTGGCTTGTTCGACAACGATGTTTGCGAAGCCGTCATTGCCGCCGCAGGTGGCGAGCGTCTGGTGCGTCAACCGAAGGCTTCGTTACTCACGACTCGCGAGTGCCGCATCCTGCTGGAGATCAGCCGTGGTGCCAGCAACAAGCAGGTGGCGCGGCTGCTGGAGATCAGTCCGAGCACGGTTCGCACGCACATGGAAAGCATCTTTCGCAAACTGGAATGCTCGACCCGGGCAGCGGCTACCTTGAAGGGACTGACACTGGGATTGATTGCCTGA